Proteins from one Corallococcus exiguus genomic window:
- a CDS encoding M48 family metalloprotease, whose product MRSRMGLLAVAGLGLCLTSCAQMAKGLRAANLGEDANRLATAAEKVESCDKLKVEPAIQEEYALGSALAIHWAQQSGGLMLSGAAEEKLNAYVNTVGRNLAMQSPRPELSWTFGVLKDAENFNALSAPGGYVFVTRRLLQGVDNEAQLAGVLAHEVAHIVLKHALHQYVSVKVSTCKGAAVTGAVVSTVASKVVGASRADGRLDLDSDTGLMGKMVEGTVDAFGKGNRRDEELAADALAVELLLSAGYDPGEYSLLLGKTTGGGGLLANHPSAKDRREQISRLVEARRNNADPLARVDVASLQRPALPAAFAVVGPVKKSTGVAKDAK is encoded by the coding sequence ATGCGCTCGCGCATGGGATTGCTGGCGGTGGCGGGCCTGGGGCTGTGCCTCACGTCCTGTGCCCAGATGGCGAAGGGCCTGAGGGCCGCGAACCTGGGCGAGGACGCGAACCGGCTGGCGACCGCGGCGGAGAAGGTGGAGTCCTGCGACAAGCTGAAGGTGGAGCCGGCCATCCAGGAGGAGTACGCGCTGGGCAGCGCGCTGGCCATCCACTGGGCGCAGCAGAGCGGCGGGCTGATGCTGTCAGGCGCGGCGGAGGAGAAGCTGAACGCCTACGTCAACACGGTGGGCCGCAACCTGGCGATGCAGTCCCCTCGGCCGGAGCTGAGCTGGACGTTCGGCGTGCTCAAGGACGCGGAGAACTTCAACGCCCTGTCCGCGCCCGGTGGCTACGTGTTCGTCACGCGCCGGTTGCTCCAGGGCGTGGACAACGAGGCGCAGCTCGCGGGCGTGCTGGCGCATGAGGTTGCCCACATCGTGCTCAAGCACGCGCTGCACCAGTACGTCTCCGTGAAGGTGAGCACGTGCAAGGGCGCCGCGGTGACGGGCGCCGTGGTGTCCACGGTGGCCTCGAAGGTGGTGGGCGCGAGCCGGGCGGACGGCCGGCTGGACCTGGACTCGGACACGGGCCTGATGGGGAAGATGGTCGAAGGCACCGTGGACGCCTTCGGCAAGGGCAACCGCCGCGACGAGGAGCTGGCGGCGGACGCGCTCGCGGTGGAGCTGCTGCTGTCCGCGGGCTACGACCCGGGGGAGTATTCGCTGTTGCTCGGCAAGACGACCGGGGGCGGCGGACTCCTGGCGAACCACCCCAGCGCGAAGGACCGCAGGGAGCAGATTTCCAGGCTCGTCGAGGCGCGGCGGAACAACGCGGATCCGCTCGCGCGGGTGGACGTCGCGTCGCTCCAGCGGCCGGCCCTGCCCGCGGCCTTCGCCGTCGTGGGGCCCGTGAAGAAGTCCACGGGCGTGGCGAAGGACGCGAAGTAG
- a CDS encoding SH3 domain-containing protein gives MRRWTWGVVLLALGLPATAAWAVKKDEKLYVKARNTRVLKSAVPTADVVAVLQPGQQVTWKGADPKNTQWHQVTEPGGKAGYVFQTNLSTKPPDMELVSKDGKTRGIDTASFVSSGAAVKALSPGAEKYGKEKGGDYAVAVSQIKALEALALKVTPVEIDAHVKQAGLFPVVAPNTKLGPQAKKAVK, from the coding sequence ATGAGACGATGGACCTGGGGCGTCGTGCTGCTGGCGCTGGGACTGCCGGCGACGGCCGCGTGGGCAGTGAAGAAGGACGAGAAGCTCTACGTGAAGGCGCGCAACACCCGCGTGCTCAAGAGCGCGGTGCCCACGGCGGACGTGGTGGCGGTGCTCCAGCCCGGGCAGCAGGTGACGTGGAAGGGCGCGGACCCGAAGAACACGCAGTGGCACCAGGTGACGGAGCCCGGAGGCAAGGCCGGCTACGTGTTCCAGACGAACCTGTCCACGAAGCCGCCCGACATGGAGCTGGTGTCCAAGGACGGCAAGACGCGCGGCATCGATACAGCCTCCTTTGTGTCCAGCGGCGCGGCGGTGAAGGCGCTGAGCCCCGGCGCGGAGAAGTACGGCAAGGAGAAGGGCGGCGACTACGCGGTCGCGGTGTCGCAAATCAAGGCGCTGGAGGCCCTGGCCCTCAAGGTCACGCCCGTGGAGATCGACGCGCACGTGAAGCAGGCCGGGCTGTTCCCGGTCGTGGCGCCCAACACGAAGCTGGGCCCCCAGGCGAAGAAGGCGGTGAAGTGA
- a CDS encoding CHASE2 domain-containing protein, whose product MAGETWKLIQERWRHHGRAMLGIALAATLIAWACEEAKVLESTEHIAYDEALVRFTGGRKESKQVVVVAIDQDSIDEISQNAQLQINFGNWPYTRTLWASIAQELKAQGARAVLFDAVMDERTADESVDLGFAQVLRETGLPFYLGMSTSESAKRIVHADLQAPVPLTVPEAAPAASPPEDDSFPEEEEFKEAPAPATPVLTPGALARALAFPARRAEGEPLPRIGQMPSKPPPKPRYPVPPTPALVSAVNGVGLVDMEADGDGSMRRTRFAYTDGTNTYVTLPVRMMADLLGAKEVVFSGRTLRLGEHTWHVDPDGSAALDYGGPLEKRFVAVSLFDVLNDWIHRSKGEKLDLAADIFQDKVVVIGGTAVGLNDIKATPFSAAEPGLVKQATVVDTLLSGTFITRAPLAVDLGLTFFVALVSVVLLMTARWTPLEVAWPVALILGLHVLTGLLLKTAHTHVLMAMPALAGVGASVAALAFNHLVANRETQFIRQAFHRFMEPKLVEQMIRSRQLPRLDGENKEITAFFSDIRGFSTFSERFKEDPRQLVRILNTYLTTVSGALLREGGCLDKYIGDAVVCLFGAPMAQEDHAVRACRGALAAKAAVEVLRVDFREKGFPDVYTRIGVNSAVNFVGNFGSDQLFSYTAIGDGMNLAARLEGANKAYGSVIMIGPRTYELAHEHIEVRELDRVRVAGKTEAVTVYELLALKGQLDASTRHTVARYHEALGLYREARFAEAVKVLEAEAARSPEDGPTAKLLERCLEYLEAPPEKFDGVANLEK is encoded by the coding sequence GTGGCGGGTGAGACGTGGAAGCTGATCCAGGAGCGCTGGCGCCATCACGGACGCGCGATGCTGGGCATCGCGCTGGCAGCCACACTCATCGCGTGGGCGTGCGAGGAGGCGAAGGTGCTCGAGAGCACGGAGCACATCGCCTACGACGAAGCCCTGGTCCGGTTCACCGGTGGCCGGAAAGAGTCCAAGCAGGTGGTCGTGGTGGCCATCGACCAGGACTCCATCGATGAAATCAGCCAGAACGCGCAGCTCCAGATAAATTTCGGCAACTGGCCGTACACGCGCACGCTGTGGGCGAGCATCGCGCAGGAGCTGAAGGCCCAAGGAGCCAGGGCCGTGCTGTTCGACGCGGTGATGGACGAGCGGACGGCCGACGAGTCCGTGGACCTGGGCTTCGCGCAGGTGCTGCGTGAGACAGGCCTCCCCTTCTACCTGGGCATGTCGACCAGCGAGTCGGCGAAGCGGATCGTCCACGCGGACCTCCAGGCCCCCGTGCCGCTGACCGTTCCCGAGGCCGCTCCCGCCGCCAGCCCTCCAGAAGACGACTCCTTCCCCGAAGAGGAGGAGTTCAAGGAAGCACCCGCTCCGGCCACGCCTGTGCTGACGCCCGGAGCCCTGGCGCGGGCACTCGCCTTCCCCGCGCGTCGGGCGGAGGGGGAGCCGTTGCCCAGGATTGGGCAGATGCCATCGAAGCCGCCACCGAAGCCCCGCTACCCGGTGCCTCCGACACCCGCGCTGGTCAGCGCGGTGAACGGGGTCGGACTGGTGGATATGGAGGCGGATGGAGATGGCTCCATGCGCCGCACGCGCTTCGCGTACACGGACGGCACCAATACCTACGTGACGCTGCCCGTGCGCATGATGGCGGACCTGCTGGGCGCGAAGGAGGTCGTGTTCTCCGGCCGCACCCTCCGCCTGGGTGAGCACACGTGGCACGTGGACCCGGACGGCAGCGCGGCGCTGGACTACGGCGGTCCGCTGGAAAAACGCTTCGTGGCGGTGAGCCTCTTCGACGTGCTGAACGACTGGATCCACCGATCCAAGGGCGAAAAGCTGGACCTGGCCGCGGACATCTTCCAGGACAAGGTCGTCGTCATCGGAGGCACGGCGGTGGGCCTCAACGACATCAAGGCCACGCCCTTCTCCGCCGCGGAGCCCGGGCTGGTGAAGCAGGCCACGGTGGTGGACACGCTGCTGTCGGGCACGTTCATCACCCGCGCGCCGCTGGCCGTGGACCTGGGGCTGACGTTCTTCGTGGCGCTGGTGTCCGTGGTGCTGCTGATGACGGCGCGCTGGACACCGCTGGAAGTGGCCTGGCCGGTGGCGCTGATTCTGGGGCTGCACGTGCTCACGGGCCTGCTGCTCAAGACGGCGCACACGCACGTGCTGATGGCGATGCCCGCGCTGGCGGGCGTGGGCGCGAGCGTGGCGGCGCTGGCGTTCAACCACCTGGTGGCCAACCGCGAGACCCAGTTCATCCGGCAGGCGTTCCACCGCTTCATGGAGCCGAAGCTGGTGGAGCAGATGATCCGCTCACGGCAGCTGCCGCGCCTGGATGGGGAGAACAAGGAGATCACCGCGTTCTTCAGCGACATCCGCGGCTTCTCCACCTTCAGCGAGCGCTTCAAGGAGGACCCGCGCCAGCTGGTGCGCATCCTCAACACGTACCTCACGACGGTGAGCGGGGCGCTGCTGCGCGAGGGCGGTTGCCTGGACAAGTACATCGGCGACGCGGTGGTGTGCCTCTTCGGCGCGCCCATGGCCCAGGAGGACCACGCCGTGCGAGCGTGCCGGGGCGCCCTGGCGGCGAAGGCTGCCGTGGAGGTGCTGCGCGTGGACTTCCGCGAGAAGGGTTTCCCGGACGTGTACACGCGCATCGGCGTGAACAGCGCGGTGAACTTCGTGGGCAACTTCGGCAGCGACCAGCTCTTCAGCTACACGGCCATTGGCGACGGCATGAACCTGGCCGCGCGCCTGGAGGGCGCGAACAAGGCCTACGGGTCGGTCATCATGATTGGCCCACGCACATACGAACTGGCGCACGAGCACATCGAGGTGCGCGAGCTGGACCGGGTGCGGGTGGCAGGCAAGACGGAGGCCGTCACGGTGTACGAGCTGCTCGCGCTCAAGGGCCAGCTGGACGCGTCCACCCGTCACACGGTGGCGCGCTACCACGAGGCCCTGGGGCTGTACCGTGAGGCCCGCTTCGCGGAGGCCGTGAAGGTGCTGGAGGCGGAGGCCGCGCGGTCGCCGGAGGACGGGCCCACGGCGAAGCTGCTGGAGCGCTGCCTCGAATACCTGGAGGCGCCCCCGGAGAAGTTCGATGGCGTCGCGAATCTGGAGAAGTGA